The Schizosaccharomyces pombe strain 972h- genome assembly, chromosome: I genome contains a region encoding:
- the sdd3 gene encoding metallopeptidase, with product MLSDDTSFRQISSERILNYTVNKWINDATGFSVASVKTPTSRLQGSFVVATEAHDNLGCPHTLEHLCFMGSKKYPMNGILTKFAGRACGDINACTDVDYTSYELSAAEEDGFLRLLPVFADHILSPILSDEAFCTEVYHINGMGEESGVVYSEMQNTQSSETDVMFDCMRTSQYPVTSGYYYETGGHPSELRKLSIEKIREYHKEMYVPSNICLIVTGCINESRLLSCASGIVKEILANGIITPPTWTRPWCSTNVDYTIPEPILKTVKFSSEDEYTGSVSLAWNGPSALDAYTVFAIETLCEFLSESAVSPFGQTFVEIEDPFCSFVYFYVSLRVPCSIQLFFDSVPLEKINGLEQRALRLLAETKQIDMNRMKDYLKTRRDQYLTNLEAFPSSLFMKILTLDHVYGSREGKDLPNLLKMLEYNRLLEEWEEKDWLKLLKKWFVENNSVTVIALPSFEMAENIKKENAEQLNKRRCLLGASGLEKLAEKLKKSKEKNEQKLSVNLISSFRISDPESIRFYSSTTARTRSAGQPFDNEVQTYIDTDVSSENPFIQFDHIDSSFVQLATYIDTSMIPSSLKPYLSVFAKYIEAAPALLSGTIPTPYHEVVKQLERDTVSLNVSLSFDTSSCGYAYYETKRELLSIEIKVTRENYEKGVYWIRNLLAKTVWDRERMLSVINQQLADIPFQKRDAEFILPSYFDIRLYNDCSLKYSLNTLSQEKILRELRDKLQNDHSSIFDAFQKMRNYMLQHQAIRIHVIGDILKLPQPISTWNKLLDSECHRNPNMEFLSTFSKNYLKPQEFGSSSSLTVIPMPSNESSDLVFSIPGITSWLDPSLPVIVLIANYLGLMDGPFWNTIRGSGLAYGFNMSIDVDGGVLYYCINTSPDVYKAWASSRDLVKSLISGEVQVSSFDLESAKCVSYSIVSELENNAIYSSKNSFTLLSIKGLNKDEDHKFLEKVKQVTLQQFLEGLKIYCLPFFSSSNNLAVITSSLAKIEQTVEQFTEEGFNVNVESLHEIQGIESESEDDLSVGGNDDN from the coding sequence ATGCTTTCTGATGACACATCATTTCGCCAAATCTCAAGTGAGCGTATATTGAATTACACGGTCAACAAATGGATAAACGATGCAACTGGGTTCAGCGTCGCTTCAGTAAAAACTCCAACATCCAGATTACAAGGATCATTTGTAGTAGCAACTGAAGCTCACGATAATCTTGGCTGTCCTCATACCCTTGAACATCTGTGTTTCATGGGCAGTAAAAAGTATCCCATGAATGGCATTCTTACAAAATTTGCTGGCAGGGCATGTGGTGATATCAATGCTTGTACCGATGTTGATTATACTTCATATGAGCTTTCTGCTGCTGAGGAAGATGGATTTCTTCGTCTGTTGCCTGTATTTGCAGATCACATTTTGTCTCCAATTCTAAGCGATGAAGCGTTTTGCACAGAAGTTTATCATATAAATGGTATGGGAGAAGAGTCCGGTGTTGTTTATTCTGAAATGCAGAATACTCAAAGCTCAGAGACGGATGTTATGTTTGATTGTATGAGAACTAGTCAATATCCAGTTACCAGTGGTTACTATTATGAGACTGGTGGTCATCCCAGCGAACTTCGCAAGTTGTCTATCGAGAAAATTAGAGAATATCATAAGGAAATGTATGTTCCAAGcaatatttgtttaattgTGACCGGGTGCATTAACGAATCAAGGCTTCTAAGCTGTGCCTCTGGTATCgtaaaggaaattttagCTAATGGTATTATCACTCCACCTACGTGGACGCGTCCATGGTGTTCAACTAATGTGGATTACACTATTCCTGAGccaattttgaaaactgttaaattttcttccgAAGACGAATATACTGGATCTGTTTCTTTAGCTTGGAATGGACCCTCGGCCTTAGATGCATACACTGTTTTTGCTATTGAAACACTTTGTGAATTCCTGAGTGAATCTGCCGTCTCCCCATTTGGGCAGACCTTtgttgaaattgaagacCCGTTTTGctcatttgtttatttttatgtCTCACTCCGTGTCCCTTGTTCTATTCAGTTGTTTTTTGACAGCGTTcctttagaaaaaattaatggCTTAGAACAACGTGCTTTACGTCTTTTGGCCGAAACTAAGCAAATCGACATGAATCGTATGAAGGATTACTTAAAAACACGACGCGATCAATACTTAACAAATCTAGAGGCTTTCCCTAGTTCTCTctttatgaaaattttgactTTGGATCATGTTTACGGAAGTCGAGAAGGTAAAGATCTTCCTAACTTATTAAAGATGCTGGAGTACAATAGATTATTAGAGGAATGGGAAGAAAAGGACTGGctaaaattgttaaaaaaatggtttgtAGAAAACAATTCAGTGACAGTAATTGCGCTTCCCTCTTTCGAAATGGCTGAAAACATCAAGAAAGAGAATGCGGAGCAGCTTAATAAACGGAGATGTCTGCTGGGGGCGTCTGgattggaaaaattagCCGAAAAACTgaagaaatcaaaagaaaagaatgaaCAAAAGCTTTCTGTTAACTTAATTTCAAGCTTCAGGATAAGTGATCCAGAGAGTATTCGGTTTTACTCATCTACGACTGCTAGGACTCGTTCCGCAGGTCAACCTTTTGACAATGAAGTCCAAACTTATATAGACACTGATGTTTCTTCAGAAAACCCTTTCATCCAGTTCGATCATATTGATAGTTCCTTTGTCCAACTTGCAACGTATATCGACACCTCTATGATTCCTTCAAGTTTGAAACCATATCTTTCTGTATTTGCTAAATATATAGAAGCTGCTCCGGCCTTGCTCTCAGGTACCATACCTACACCCTATCACGAAGTCGTCAAGCAACTTGAGCGTGACACTGTATCACTCAATGTTTCGCTTAGTTTTGACACATCATCTTGTGGTTACGCTTATTATGAAACTAAACGTGAACTGCTTTCTATAGAAATAAAGGTCACTCGTGAAAATTACGAAAAAGGAGTTTATTGGATACGAAATTTATTAGCCAAAACGGTATGGGATAGAGAAAGAATGTTATCAGTAATAAATCAGCAACTGGCCGACattccttttcaaaaacgtGACGCAGAATTTATATTACCATCATATTTCGATATCCGTCTATACAATGATTGCTCATTGAAGTACAGCCTAAATACCTTAAGTCAAGAGAAAATTCTTCGCGAATTACGGGATAAGTTACAGAATGATcattcatcaatttttgatgcctttcaaaaaatgagaaattACATGTTACAGCATCAAGCCATTCGTATTCATGTAATTGGtgacattttaaaattaccTCAGCCAATAAGTACATGGAATAAGTTACTTGATAGCGAATGCCACCGGAATCCAAATATGGAGTTTCTTTCGACTTTCTCTAAGAACTATTTAAAGCCTCAAGAATTTGGAAGTAGCAGTTCCCTTACCGTTATTCCGATGCCGTCAAACGAGAGTAGTGATTTGGTATTTTCTATTCCAGGTATTACCAGCTGGCTTGATCCGTCACTTCCAGTTATCGTCTTGATTGCAAATTATCTAGGGTTGATGGATGGCCCTTTTTGGAATACCATTCGTGGTTCTGGCCTTGCTTACGGATTTAATATGTCAATTGATGTGGATGGTGGTGTGCTTtattattgtattaacaCCTCCCCTGATGTCTATAAAGCATGGGCTTCAAGTCGCGATCTTGTAAAATCGCTAATATCTGGTGAGGTGCAAGTTAGTAGTTTTGATTTGGAATCTGCCAAATGTGTATCTTATAGCATAGTATCGGAGCTTGAAAACAACGCAATTTACTCATCAAAAAACTCGTTTACTTTGTTATCTATCAAAGGTCTAAACAAAGATGAAgatcataaatttttagaaaaagtaaagcaGGTCACATTACAACAATTTTTAGAgggtttaaaaatttattgtttaccGTTCTTCTCATCCAGCAATAACTTAGCTGTTATCACTTCTTCCTTAGCTAAGATCGAACAAACTGTTGAACAGTTCACAGAGGAAGGCTTCAATGTGAATGTTGAAAGTCTGCATGAAATTCAAGGAATTGAATCAGAATCCGAAGATGACTTATCGGTAGGAGGAAATGATGACAATTAA
- the mug151 gene encoding transcriptional regulator HCNGP-like protein, with amino-acid sequence MSLVAYDSEEEEQTSLVNENNDIKGRSEEPHWKIPNSPKAEVDTELEKKIKQFIKLKAKGIHFHTRLSENENFRNPKLLDNLQDFLDIKEPRGTMISKDMWDPTDFHKNVYASALSKSQDEMIARRENYQKHDRTEIKFQTSQHPK; translated from the coding sequence ATGTCTTTGGTAGCCTACGACTCAGAGGAAGAGGAACAAACTTCGTtagtaaatgaaaacaatgATATTAAAGGACGTTCTGAGGAACCCCATTGGAAAATCCCAAATTCTCCTAAAGCTGAAGTTGACACAGAGCTGgagaaaaagataaagcaatttataaaattaaaggcAAAGGGCATTCATTTTCATACGAGACTAtcagaaaatgaaaatttcagAAACCCAAAGTTACTTGATAATTTGCAGGATTTTCTGGATATTAAGGAGCCAAGAGGAACTATGATATCTAAGGATATGTGGGATCCAACGGACTTTCATAAAAACGTCTATGCATCCGCACTCTCTAAATCACAGGATGAAATGATTGCCAGGCGTGAAAATTACCAAAAGCATGATAGAACtgaaattaaatttcaaaCCTCTCAACATcctaaataa
- the mdm31 gene encoding protein Mdm31: MLESRLAKNIARIVQARKPYLISYHVRASTQNALLKQTVLQSSSFKSFPTLPRLAARNISNSGILSRTTPVIIKQISMVRSYSSGDVENPEILNKNESNQSSGVKRAMPFRVLKKMKSFLFKQNKPLTVDNVTAFFSWWLVSHIVWIVVGTTTFFSLLLYTLNTVSAQELLGRWIGQLMTKNTGFQFVFESAIVPNWRKGLITFNKISVIRRPDTLNGIGAQNPNNKSDYEKEYMALRKRYDSNEEPDTEALSQGNYTQFELSIDKADVSFSFARFLNGKGIVKELQLKGVRGVVDRRFIEWDPSSDPRDYRRKHNWGDFEIEKFKLEDLRVTLLQPKGFRKFPVSVFFCELPRLRKQWLFYDLMNAKTLTGSFDNSMFTIHRLQLRPYSPYLKVGKQLDDMRHSRLRIDNVAIDHLNRGVSGAFGWINDGSVDFLVNISFPSEPSENSFQKAWISLMDKLKKKEKDEDVYKDVHFDVNVQLHNPKAVIPIFTNQVSYINNALIRPIIAYINSTRTFIPILCHVSKPLSDFDGSWTFYDSGVLQEISAQVYESFARDVLNQEIRRKRIQKVGYWSLRRFLHLVLVSLQELAPTTSSISNFE, encoded by the exons ATGCTCGAATCACGACTTGCGAAGAATATAGCAAGGATTGTTCAGGCCCGTAAGCcctatttaatttcttatCATGTTCGTGCTTCTACTCAAAATGCCTTACTCAAGCAAACCGTTTTGCAATCTAGCAGCTTCAAGAGTTTTCCTACTCTTCCTAGACTAGCAGCTAGGAATATTTCAAACAGTGGGATATTGTCCCGTACTACACCTGTAATTATTAAGCAAATATCTATGGTTAGAAGTTACTCGTCTGGAGATGTTGAAAACCCTGAGATTCTCaacaaaaatgaatcaaATCAATCTTCCGGCGTTAAAAGGGCAATGCCATTTCGcgtattaaaaaaaatgaaaagctttctttttaagcAAAACAAACCCTTAACAGTGGATAATGTTACTGCCTTTTTCAGTTGGTGGCTTGTGAGCCATATAGTTTGGATCGTAGTTGGTAcaacaacttttttttcattgttatTGTACACCTTAAACACTGTTTCTGCACAGGAACTATTAGGAAGATGGATTGGTCAGTTAATGACAAAAAATACAGGGTTCCAATTCGTCTTTGAAAGCGCAATTGTTCCCAATTGGAGGAAAGGATTAATCACattcaacaaaatttccGTAATTAGAAGACCTGATACTTTGAATGGCATTGGAGCACAAAATCCGAATAATAAGTCTGATTATGAAAAAGAGTACATGGCTTTACGAAAACGTTATGATTCTAATGAGGAACCTGACACTGAGGCTCTGAGTCAGGGAAACTATACTCAATTTGAGTTATCCATTGATAAGGCAGATGTTTCGTTTAGCTTTGCTAGGTTTTTAAATGGTAAAGGGATTGTTAAGGAACTTCAGCTGAAAGGTGTTAGAGGTGTAGTTGATAGACGGTTTATTGAATGGGATCCATCCTCCGATCCTCGTGATTACCGTCGTAAACACAACTGGGGGGATTTTGAAATCGAAAAATTTAAGCTAGAGGATTTGCGTGTTACTTTATTACAACCTAAAGGTTTTCGGAAGTTCCCCGTTagtgttttcttttgtgaGCTTCCTAGGCTTAGAAAACAATGGTTATTTTATGATTTAATGAATGCTAAGACTCTCACCGGAAGCTTTGATAATAGTATGTTTACTATTCATCGATTACAACTTCGTCCATATTCACCGTACCTAAAAGTCGGTAAACAACTCGATGATATGCGACATAGTCGCTTGCGTATTGATAATGTCGCAATCGATCATCTAAATCGAGGTGTTTCGGGAGCATTTGGATGGATTAATGATGGCAgtgttgattttttagttaatatttcttttccatcAGAACCTTCGGAAAATTCTTTCCAAAAAGCGTGGATAAGTTTGATGgacaaattgaaaaagaaagaaaaagatgagGATGTTTACAAAGACGTTCACTTTGATGTTAATGTGCAATTACATAATCCCAAAGCCGTAATTCctatttttacaaatcaAGTAAGCTATATCAACAATGCTTTAATTCGACCTATTATTGCTTACATTAATTCCACACGGACATTCATCCCTATTCTTTGTCATGTATCAAAACCGCTTTCTGACTTTGATGGAAGCTGGACTTTTTACGACAGTGGTGTTTTACAAGAAATTTCGGCGCAG GTGTATGAATCGTTTGCTCGAGATGTATTAAATCAAGAGATACGAAGAAAACGAATTCAGAAAGTTGGCTACTGGAGTCTTCGGAGGTTTTTGCATTTAGTTTTGGTTTCTTTGCAGGAATTGGCTCCGACAACTTCTTCAATCAGTAATTTCGAATAG
- the ste24 gene encoding putative CAAX prenyl protease, with translation MGILQHLMHILDIPGFPWKIVIAGFSIGKYAWDLYLRRRQVPYLLREKPPAILAEHVDEKKYQKALSYARDKSWFSTIVSTFTLAVDLLIIKYDGLSYLWNITKFPWMDKLAASSSRFSLSTSITHSCVFMFGLTLFSRLIQIPFNLYSTFVIEEKYGFNKSTLKIFVIDLLKELSLGGLLMSVVVGVFVKILTKFGDNFIMYAWGAYIVFGLILQTIAPSLIMPLFYKFTPLENGSLRTQIEELAASINFPLKKLYVIDASRRSTHSNAFFYGLPWNKGIVLFDTLVKNHTEPELIAILGHELGHWYMSHNLINTIIDYGMSLFHLFLFAAFIRNNSLYTSFNFITEKPVIVGLLLFSDALGPLSSILTFASNKVSRLCEYQADAFAKQLGYAKDLGDGLIRIHDDNLSPLEFDSLYTSYYHSHPILVDRLNAIDYTTLKKNN, from the exons ATGGGAATTCTACAG CATTTGATGCACATTTTAGACATTCCAGGCTTCCCTTGGAAAATAGTAATTGCTGGATTTTCTATTGGAAAGTATGCCTGGGATTTGTATCTTCGTCGCAGGCAAGTGCCATATTTGTTGAGAGAAAAGCCTCCTGCTATTTTAGCTGAACAcgttgatgaaaaaaagtacCAAAAAGCATTGTCTTATGCTCGTGATAAAAGTTGGTTTTCTACTATTGTTTCCACATTTACTTTAGCCGTTGATCTTTTGATTATTAAATATGATGGACTTTCATACCTTTGGAATATCACTAAGTTTCCTTGGATGGATAAATTAGCTGCTTCATCCTCAAGGTTTAGTCTATCGACTTCGATTACGCATTCCTGTGTTTTCATGTTTGGACTTACTCTGTTTTCTCGTTTAATTCAAATTCCTTTCAATCTTTACTCAACCTTTGTGATCGAGGAAAAGTATGGTTTTAATAAATCGACTTTAAAGATCTTCGTAATTGATCTTTTAAAGGAATTAAGCCTTGGTGGTTTACTTATGAGTGTTGTCGTTGGTGTTTtcgttaaaattttgaccAAGTTTGGtgataattttattatgtaTGCATGGGGTGCCTATATTGTTTTTGGCCTCATTTTACAAACTATTGCTCCTTCTCTAATTATGCCCTTGTTTTACAAGTTTACACCGCTTGAAAATGGAAGTCTTAGAACACAAATTGAAGAGTTAGCTGCCAGTATCAATTTTCCCTTGAAGAAGCTTTATGTGATTGATGCTAGTCGTAGATCAACTCACTCCAACGCTTTCTTTTATGGGCTTCCATGGAACAAAGGAATTGTACTTTTTGATACTCTTGTGAAAAATCATACGGAACCGGAACTTATTGCAATTCTTGGTCACGAACTTGGTCATTGGTACATGTCtcataatttaattaatactATTATAGACTACGGAATGAGTCTGTTCCACCTCTTCTTATTTGCTGCTTTTATTCGAAATAATAGCTTATACACTtccttcaatttcattaccGAAAAACCTGTAATTGTTGGACTTCTCCTTTTTTCGGACGCATTAGGTCCTTTATCCTCCATCCTTACGTTTGCCTCCAACAAAGTTTCTCGCCTTTGTGAGTATCAAGCGGATGCTTTTGCTAAACAATTAGGGTACGCAAAGGATTTGGGTGATGGTTTAATACGCATTCATGATGACAATCTTTCTCCTTTGGAGTTTGATTCTTTATATACCTCGTATTACCATAGTCATCCCATCTTGGTTGATCGTTTGAATGCAATTGATTACACGACgctaaaaaagaacaattAG
- a CDS encoding transporter: MNPSSSPNRSLNPTRGLNLYSTGNEVTWFSSTVDEVNELKPAKSKAFSISAQDQIYGTSSLKSRFSTHEASSEKDDSSDFTLVLPSNRMYIVIPGLMLSIFLSALDQTVITTAIPTIVANLDGGSSYSWIGTAYTLAQTSILPFCGIMSEVVGRKIVLYTSIVLFLFGSAMCGAAQNMLWLVLCRAVQGIGGGGITSLVTIVIADITPLQTRPYYTGCMGVTWGLASVMGPLIGGAISQKASWRWIFFINLPTGGLSLALLIFFLNLVPKPTVSFRVFLRDFDFVGIITITTGVVLFLVGLNIGSTTGHWAHANVLCYLIFGILCIAGFVVNEFYTTRTRIITPSAFKTLSLTSVMVTSFLHYYIVSTITYYIPVYFQNIKGDGPLMSGVHTLSLAVVSSLLSAVSGMGIGKLKNYRYPMIGGWIVLLAGTGSMIAIYYNTDISRTMGFLALTAVGTGNLFQPNLIAVQASVPPALIATSCSAFMLLRNMGASVGISMGAVIYDQQLTTLLKGTKYSAGLSYSQIASIPNVSEKNFVFNAYANAIRMIWIVNCPVAGVGMLLSFFTKQEKLSQSVTEYKEKDKGFKDAP, encoded by the coding sequence TTATGGTACTAGTTCTCTAAAGTCTCGGTTTTCAACCCATGAAGCATCGTCTGAGAAAGATGATTCTTCCGATTTCACCCTCGTGTTGCCCTCCAATCGAATGTACATCGTTATTCCAGGACTTATGTTGTCGATTTTCCTGTCCGCCTTGGACCAAACTGTCATTACTACAGCTATTCCCACTATTGTAGCAAATCTCGATGGCGGTTCATCGTATTCGTGGATTGGTACTGCTTATACTTTGGCTCAAACTTCAATTCTTCCATTTTGTGGTATCATGAGTGAAGTAGTCGGTAGGAAAATTGTCCTCTATACTTCCATTGTTCTTTTCCTCTTCGGTAGTGCCATGTGTGGTGCTGCCCAAAATATGCTTTGGCTTGTACTATGCCGTGCTGTGCAGGGCATCGGCGGTGGAGGCATTACATCTCTAGTTACAATCGTTATAGCTGACATTACTCCTTTACAGACTAGACCTTActacacaggttgtatgGGAGTCACCTGGGGCCTTGCTTCTGTCATGGGTCCTTTAATCGGTGGTGCAATTTCGCAAAAGGCTAGTTGGCGGTggattttcttcattaatCTACCTACTGGTGGTCTTTCGCTCGcacttttgatttttttcctcaATCTTGTACCCAAGCCTACAGTTTCGTTTCGCGTGTTTTTACGTGATTTTGACTTTGTGGGCATTATTACCATTACGACTGGTGTTGTGTTGTTTTTAGTTGGTTTGAATATTGGATCTACAACAGGTCATTGGGCCCATGCCAATGTCTTGTgctatttaatttttggtaTCCTGTGCATTGCCGGTTTTGTTGTCAATGAATTCTATACTACCCGTACTAGAATTATTACTCCCTCGGCATTTAAAACGCTCTCTTTAACATCTGTAATGGTAACATCCTTTTTACATTATTATATTGTCTCAACAATTACTTACTACATCCCAGTATACTTCCAAAACATTAAAGGTGACGGGCCCTTGATGTCTGGCGTTCACACATTATCTCTAGCGGTTGTATCCTCACTTCTTTCTGCTGTTAGTGGTATGGGAATAggaaagttgaaaaattatcGATATCCAATGATTGGAGGATGGATAGTTTTATTAGCTGGTACCGGTAGTATGATTGCGATATATTATAACACGGACATATCACGTACCATGGGATTCTTGGCTTTGACAGCAGTCGGAACTGGAAATCTATTTCAACCAAATCTCATTGCTGTTCAAGCTTCTGTACCTCCTGCTTTGATAGCGACTTCCTGTTCTGCATTTATGCTGCTAAGAAATATGGGTGCATCTGTGGGAATATCGATGGGAGCGGTAATCTATGATCAGCAACTAACGACACTTTTAAAAGGAACGAAGTATTCTGCAGGGCTATCATACTCTCAAATTGCTTCAATTCCCAACGTAAGCGAAAAGAACTTTGTATTCAATGCCTATGCTAATGCCATTCGTATGATTTGGATTGTAAATTGTCCAGTTGCAGGAGTAGGAATGCTTTTGTCGTTTTTTACAAAGCAAGAGAAGTTATCTCAAAGCGTCACGGAGtacaaagaaaaggatAAGGGATTCAAAGATGCTCCTTAA